A genome region from Trichoderma asperellum chromosome 7, complete sequence includes the following:
- a CDS encoding uncharacterized protein (EggNog:ENOG41~TransMembrane:7 (o12-31i43-64o108-126i138-165o185-207i219-241o261-286i)), with product MASIPNYTEMMVLIWVLWGVAVGMTAFRVIFQWRLQRRLHGDDYFVLAGLVSLTALTAVITRILPQWFLIAEYSKALVANPKTPSPLPADEMRARNVMSLKLMFSQMLLFWTTLWAAKFSILWFIRRLLYGLPNYMRWWWRCFAAVLTLYLACMLSNFLTCSPLYRYWSPAGCSLPDDLRRADASIKFATSADIVADVLTMILPLHLLRNLTISRPHKFGLAILFSLGAIIVAIALVRLVQVTKATGDSAEDPTTIANGPVLLSMWSHIESTVSMIVATLPAFRFLRKRNANTTRTTNKYSVATIGGTGGSRSRPWQHGATNEATIRESDSQTELRPVRGEALYMRKSSLDG from the exons ATGGCGTCCATTCCCAATTACACGGAGATGATG GTCCTCATCTGGGTGTTATGGGGCGTTGCAGTTGGCATGACTGCATTTCGAGTTATCTTCCAATGGCGACTTCAGCGACGACTGCACGGAGATGACTATTTCGTCCTCGCGGGCCTTGTAAGCTTGACAGCTTTGACGGCAGTTATCACGAGGATCCTACCACAGTGGTTCCTTATAGCCGAGTACAGCAAAGCCCTCGTGGCAAATCCCAAGACACCTTCGCCCCTACCCGCGGACGAGATGAGAGCCCGGAATGTCATGTCGCTGAAGTTAATGTTCagccagatgctgctgttctgGACAACCCTGTGGGCAG CTAAATTCTCCATTCTGTGGTTCATTAGACGGCTCCTTTACGGTTTGCCTAACTACATGCGCTGGTGGTGGAGATGCTTCGCCGCCGTCCTCACCCTCTACTTGGCCTGCATGCTCTCAAACTTTTTGACGTGCTCGCCATTGTACCGATATTGGAGCCCAG CTGGCTGCAGCCTACCGGATGACCTGCGGCGGGCCGATGCGTCGATCAAGTTTGCGACGAGTGCCGACATTGTCGCAGACGTATTAA CCATGATTCTCCCACTTCACCTCTTGCGAAACTTGACCATCTCGCGACCACACAAGTTCGGGCTggccatcctcttctcccttggtgccatcatcgtcgccatcgcACTCGTGCGACTTGTTCAAGTCACGAAAGCTACGGGTGACTCGGCGGAGGATCCTACCACAATCGCCAATGGTCCAGTGCTGCTGAGCATGTGGTCGCACATCGAGTCTACCGTATCCATGATCGTAGCCACGTTGCCGGCTTTCCGTTTCCTCAGGAAAAGAAACGCCAACACGACGCGAACGACGAACAAATATTCTGTGGCTACAATTGGAGGCACTGGCGGGTCACGATCAAGACCATGGCAACATGGCGCAACCAACGAAGCAACAATACGGGAGAGTGATAGCCAGACGGAGCTGCGACCAGTTCGTGGTGAAGCCCTGTATATGAGAAAGTCAAGTTTAGATGGCTAA
- a CDS encoding uncharacterized protein (SECRETED:SignalP(1-23)~EggNog:ENOG41~CAZy:AA7) has translation MGRVLVLAAWLLACAVPHHGACAAATGPVSAIAGSQKIACKLLSLTHPDHTFFEGSDNYKYETQTQYWSSTAYNTPACVFVPLNAQQLSFAVTTLTLTSTKFAVRSGGHMPVQGYNSIGSSGVLLSNSNLSTLALSHDHATVSVGPAYRWRDVYSYLQPYNLTAVGGRVGHVGVAGLLLGGGISFHSSQYGFAADNVVAYEAVLSSGLIVVAKADNAYSDLYWALKGGGNSFAIVTRFDLRTVPSPGVWIGIAQYNETDKDKYLDAVYNFGKYGSADSKAAIIPTIVGYPSVGMIAYAASRFYDSLTNSPTVFENFTSLKTVADQYAFGALATYISAVDALQPNGLRQDFRVASFMVNREGLSTVHDTFFGDANSQLADIAGLTASITFQPVTKGFIENGRSRGGSNPQGVDANNAPYFWIVQNLSWQNAGDDDTVRAFAKATIAKIEGTITSHGIAGGYLYMNDAGDGQPVFQSYPSANLRRLKDIRTKYDPFRIYTNLLVGGWKVLDA, from the exons ATGGGTCGCGTATTAGTCCTCGCCGCATGGCTGCTCGCATGCGCCGTTCCTCATCACGGTGCATGTGCAGCAGCTACTGGTCCTGTTTCTGCAATTGCTGGTTCTCAAAAAATTGCGTGCAAGCTCTTGAGCCTCACACACCCAGACCATACCTTTTTTGAGGGCTCCGACAACTACAAGTATGAAACACAGACGCAGTACTGGTCGTCGACAGCCTACAACACACCAGCATGTGTCTTTGTGCCTCTAAATGCCCAGCAGCTCTCTTTCGCGGTGACCACGCTGACGCTGACTTCGACTAAATTCGCGGTTCGCAGCGGTGGTCATATGCCTGTCCAAGGCTATAACAGCATCGGCAGCTCGGGCGTGTTGCTATCCAATTCCAACCTAAGCACTCTCGCTTTGTCACACGATCATGCTACCGTCTCTGTTGGGCCAGCCTACCGGTGGAGGGACGTTTATTCGTATCTGCAGCCCTACAACCTGACGGCTGTTGGAGGTCGTGTCGGCCATGTTGGAGTTGCTGGTTTGCTGCTGGGAGGCGGCATTTCATTTCACTCGAGCCAATACGGCTTCGCTGCTGATAATGTCGTGGCATACGAGGCCGTCCTCTCCAGCGGTCTCATTGTGGTGGCCAAAGCAGATAATGCCTATTCGGACCTGTATTGGGCTTTGAAAGGTGGCGGCAATTCCTTCGCTATTGTCACGCGTTTTGATCTCAGGACCGTTCCGTCTCCCGGCGTCTGGATCGGAATCGCGCAGTATAACGAGACCGACAAGGACAAGTACCTCGATGCCGTCTACAACTTTGGCAAATACGGATCTGCCGACAGCAAGGCCGCCATCATCCCTACAATCGTTGGTTACCCCAGCGTTGGAATGATTGCTTACGCGGCATCAAGATTCTACGACTCCTTGACCAATTCTCCTACCGTGTTTGAGAACTTTACGTCGCTCAAGACTGTGGCTGATCAGTACGCGTTTGGGGCCCTTGCTACGTATATCAGTGCCGTTGACGCACTGCAGCCCAATGGACTTCGCCAGGA CTTCCGTGTTGCGTCTTTCATGGTCAATCGTGAAGGTCTTTCCACTGTGCACGATACATTTTTCGGAGATGCCAACTCGCAACTGGCAGACATTGCTGGATTGACTGCTTCCATTACCTTTCAGCCCGTCACCAAAGGGTTCATTGAGAATGGCCGCAGTCGTGGCGGCAGCAACCCCCAAGGCGTGGACGCTAACAATGCCCCCTACTTCTGGATCGTGCAGAACCTGTCCTGGCAGAACGCTGGTGACGACGACACGGTGCGGGCTTTCGCCAAAGCTACCATTGCCAAGATTGAGGGAACCATCACTTCTCATGGCATTGCTGGCGGCTACTTATACATGAACGACGCAGGAGATGGCCAACCCGTGTTCCAGAGCTATCCAAGTGCCAACTTGAGGCGCCTCAAGGACATTCGGACCAAATATGATCCTTTCAGGATCTACACTAACCTCCTGGTTGGCGGTTGGAAGGTCTTGGATGCCTAG